The nucleotide sequence GGATGGACTTTAAAAACTCCTGACGGTTCGTTTACTGCTCAGTTTGAACATTCAGTAGTTGTTACGGACTTCGGACCTATTATACTTACAGCGGCATAAAAAACAGATGATTACCATAATTTTGAACGTAATACCTATCCTGATCTTCATTCTAGTATTTGCTCTTTCTATTTGGGATAGAAAGCAGAAAGAAACTTTTTCCAAAAAAAATTTCGGTTCCTTCTTCCCGGCTATTTTGTCCGGAGAATTAAAGTCGGATTTGAATTCGGCCTCTTCTCAATTCGGCAAAGCAGGATATGTTGTCCAAGCAGTAGGGGAAAAACTTCTGTTTCAAAACGCTTCTCAATTGGCAAAACATAGAAATTGGTTATGGTCTTTCGGTTATGCCGAGAAGGCGGAGAACGGCTCCATCCAATATAAATTGTTCATTAATATAGGTTCTGTGATGACTGTTCCTGCGGCCTTATTCGTGGTAGTGTTCTATGGTATGCTAGTGCAGAATAATATTCCACAAGAACAGGTTTCTATAGCCCCTTACTTTTTCTTAGGATTCGCATTTTTTTTCGCGATTTCCAGTTTTATCTCCCAAACGATTAAAGAGAGAAGTTTCCTTAAAAAAATTCTCTCACAAAATTAAAAAATGTTAATACGAATCGCACTCATTCTTCTGTCCCTTTCTTCTATGTACGGTTTGGGACTAAGGATAGAAAAAAAAGAGCTGGGTTCCTGGGCTAAATTTGTTCCGATCCTTATATTCGCATTCTTTTGGAATTTCGTGATACTTCCTGTTTTCGTTTTTTTTGCCGGAAAATTTTTGGGCGTTTCCGAACTTACCTTTACGGCAATTTTTCTTTGTGCTGCTTCTCCGGGGGGAGCTTCAGGAGGGCTGTTCGTATTAAGGGCAAAGGGCAATCCTGCGTTAGGCGGAATCCTGATTGCACTATTGAACGGGGCAAATACGGTCCTCACACCCTTAATCTTTTCCATTTACCAAGGCGATTCCGGATTCAACTTCGATCTGTTCTTAAAACTTTTTTTGATTGGGACTTTTTTGCAGGGATTGCCCTTACTTTTAGGATTTTTGAGTAAATACTTCTTCCCTAAAATTTTCGATCCGATTGCTCCTTGGGTAGAAAGATTCAGCACTTTCTGTTTGGTATTATCGATCTTACTCTTGATCTTTCAGTACGGAGAATATGCGCTAAGCCTGGGTTGGCTGGTGTGGATCGCTGCCTGCGTAGCTGTCTGTTTTTCCCTCCTTCCTGGGATCTTTTTATTGAATTCCACCCAGGAAGTCAAAGCTTCCTTGTCTATGGTTTCCGCGATCAGAAGTTTATCCTTGGCCCTACTTCTTGCGGAACTTCATATCAAACAAAGTGAGACCTTACTTACTATTCTTATGTACGGGACTGTAATGTATTTATTGAGTGCAATTGCAGCTGAATTTTGGAATGGAAAGAAGAAGATCCAAATATGAATTTTTATTTAAATGTATATTCGAAAACCAATTTCAAAATAGATGTTCTTGTAATCATTACTTTTACCGTATTTCTCCTCGTATTCTTACTGGATAAGAGGAGGTTTATTTTTTCTAAAGAATGGGAGCTTTCCTTTTATAAAAGAATTCTAATTCTTACATTGATCTATTTGGCTCTTGCGTCTACTGTTCCCTTCTTTTTGGATATAAGTTCTTTTATCCGGGTCAGGATCGCTTGGACTGTTTTGACAATTGCACTTCCCATATTAGGTCTTGTGCATTTTGTATTTTCCAAAAGAATTATTTTCTTATTCGTTTCTATTTCCTTAGTTTTTATCAAATTTTATTCAGAAGTATGGGAGCCGAATTTTCTAGATGTGGAACGTATTCGAATCCAATCGGAGAAGATACATTCTCCCATAAAGATTGTACATATTTCGGATCTACAGACGGACGATATTCGAGATCTACATTTGGAAGTTAGGGAAGAAGCGAATCGTTTTCAACCCGATCTTATTTTGTTTACGGGAGATGTGATGAATCATTCCTCCTTGTATCCGATCGTAACTTCATATTTAAAAGAATTCAAAAGTAATAATGGATTCTATTTTGTTACCGGAGATGTGGATCATATCTTACGCCATACCGATTTTTATTCTAAATCCGGATCCGTTCTTTTGGATCGTAAATCTAAAGTTCTCCGGATCGGAAAAAATAAGATCGGTTTGATCGGATTAGGTTTGCCGGATTACAGGAACAAAACTTTGATCTGGAGTTTGAAAAGAGAGATCCCGGAAGATATTTATTCTATTATGATCAGCCATTATCCTGATTCCGTTTTGCACCAACCGAATGAAAAAGTGGATCTGATTTTGGCGGGACATACGCATGGCGGACAGGTGCAAGTCCCGTTTTTTGGACCTATTTTAACTCTTTCCAGAGTTCCTCGCCATATAGCAGCCGGCGGTTTGAACACGTATGAAAATACGGATATTATAGTCAGTAGAGGTTTAGGGGCAGAAGGTCATGTGGCTCCAAGAATTCGATTCGGTGCAAGACCTCATTTGATTTTGTTGGAGCTTCTACCAGCAAATTCCGCAAAAGAAACCGTAAAAAACGGGATCTAAAATTTATTGAGAAAAGGTCCGATCCGATATGCGGCTAACGTCAGTCCTTCTATTCTGTTTGCTTGCGTTTTTTATCACCTGCCAATCCGTAACCGTAGAATATCCTATGTATCCTTCCACAAAAGAGGGAAGGGACTTAAAACAATTCTTAAACGGGGTGAAGACAGTCGCATTTTCTCTGGAACCTATGAATTCCGAAATCTGGATCCACGAAAGTAATCGTTCTTTCGTGTTGTTGGTTCCTAGGAAATTGTATGAAAGTATATCTAAAGATTCTTATTTTAAAGTTTTAGACCTGAAAGATAGACCGGATGTTCTGGAAGAAAAAGATCTTTCGATAGAAGGGATACAAAAGAACAGGAAGAAGATCGGAGAAGTTTTGGACGTGGATGCAGTCTTATATGTTTCCGTCAGAGAACCCGAGTCCCAATGTTATGTAGAGAGAAAAATGGATTATCTTGCTCTTGGAATGGCTGTTCTTAGGGTAGCTGCCGCAGGAAAGGATAGAAACAGGCAATTGAGTCGAGCAGCGGCTTCTCTGGTTGAGGATCCGATCATAAAACCTACAGGTGTTCGAAAAGTTTTTATTCCTATAGAAGCGAATTTGATCCGGATAGATTCCGGAGAGATGATGAAAACCGTCATCAGTAAACCTTCTATCATATATAACGGTGTGGGAGACGTTAGTTGTCCTAGTATACTTCCTTCTCTTTCCACTGCGTTAGATGAATCTATTTCCGAAATTCAAAGAAAACTTTCTCCAAGAGTCGAATCGGAAGATATTTCGATTTTTACGGAAGACGAAAATCCGGAAGTAGAAGCGCTTCTTTTGGAAGGATACGAAGAGATTACCGGAGAAAATCCGAATTTCCAAAGA is from Leptospira sp. WS58.C1 and encodes:
- a CDS encoding bile acid:sodium symporter family protein translates to MLIRIALILLSLSSMYGLGLRIEKKELGSWAKFVPILIFAFFWNFVILPVFVFFAGKFLGVSELTFTAIFLCAASPGGASGGLFVLRAKGNPALGGILIALLNGANTVLTPLIFSIYQGDSGFNFDLFLKLFLIGTFLQGLPLLLGFLSKYFFPKIFDPIAPWVERFSTFCLVLSILLLIFQYGEYALSLGWLVWIAACVAVCFSLLPGIFLLNSTQEVKASLSMVSAIRSLSLALLLAELHIKQSETLLTILMYGTVMYLLSAIAAEFWNGKKKIQI
- a CDS encoding lipoprotein LipL41, whose product is MRLTSVLLFCLLAFFITCQSVTVEYPMYPSTKEGRDLKQFLNGVKTVAFSLEPMNSEIWIHESNRSFVLLVPRKLYESISKDSYFKVLDLKDRPDVLEEKDLSIEGIQKNRKKIGEVLDVDAVLYVSVREPESQCYVERKMDYLALGMAVLRVAAAGKDRNRQLSRAAASLVEDPIIKPTGVRKVFIPIEANLIRIDSGEMMKTVISKPSIIYNGVGDVSCPSILPSLSTALDESISEIQRKLSPRVESEDISIFTEDENPEVEALLLEGYEEITGENPNFQRAKIAWEKADQKAKGKSWAAKANLATYYFSEGDYQKAIKFYDEAIRLGGPEDDYLKELKELMAPPPVPE
- a CDS encoding metallophosphoesterase, which translates into the protein MNFYLNVYSKTNFKIDVLVIITFTVFLLVFLLDKRRFIFSKEWELSFYKRILILTLIYLALASTVPFFLDISSFIRVRIAWTVLTIALPILGLVHFVFSKRIIFLFVSISLVFIKFYSEVWEPNFLDVERIRIQSEKIHSPIKIVHISDLQTDDIRDLHLEVREEANRFQPDLILFTGDVMNHSSLYPIVTSYLKEFKSNNGFYFVTGDVDHILRHTDFYSKSGSVLLDRKSKVLRIGKNKIGLIGLGLPDYRNKTLIWSLKREIPEDIYSIMISHYPDSVLHQPNEKVDLILAGHTHGGQVQVPFFGPILTLSRVPRHIAAGGLNTYENTDIIVSRGLGAEGHVAPRIRFGARPHLILLELLPANSAKETVKNGI